A genomic window from Bacteroidota bacterium includes:
- a CDS encoding transposase → MRYGKDFKIKAVELSNQRGSVQQVAEELNINTETLRLWKRAYHEGKLTHESAAKERPRSKEEDELRRLKKELYEVTLERDILKKAVTIFSKSGK, encoded by the coding sequence ATGCGTTACGGAAAAGATTTCAAGATCAAAGCCGTAGAATTAAGTAATCAAAGAGGCAGCGTTCAGCAGGTTGCCGAGGAATTAAATATCAACACCGAGACACTCCGGCTTTGGAAACGTGCGTATCATGAAGGAAAACTTACGCATGAATCAGCAGCGAAAGAACGACCACGAAGTAAGGAAGAGGACGAGTTGCGTAGGTTGAAAAAGGAATTGTATGAAGTAACATTGGAACGGGACATCTTAAAAAAGGCGGTCACCATCTTCTCCAAGAGCGGCAAATGA
- a CDS encoding IS3 family transposase, which produces MKFSFIDKHKTEFPVGKMCRIMKVSESGFYNWQVRVPSVRARRGAYLQEQVKRVHERSRKRYGSPRITAQLNSEGIKVSQPTVAKLMRVQSIRSIVRKKFKVTTQSSHRYPVVENIVSRNFNPARMNHTWVSDLTYIYTGGGWIYLTTVIDLFDRKVIGWALSETMKTCDTSVPAFRMAATNRKLSRDQQLTFHSDRGIQYACDEFVDEMKRFPKLQRSMSRKGDCWDNAVAESFFKTLKTELVYQEKYESKFQAKLAVFEYIEGWYNKHRRHKHLNNLTIEEFHGSINN; this is translated from the coding sequence ATGAAATTTAGTTTTATTGACAAGCATAAAACTGAGTTTCCTGTCGGGAAGATGTGTAGGATAATGAAAGTGAGTGAGAGCGGATTTTACAATTGGCAAGTGCGTGTTCCCTCTGTACGCGCAAGGCGTGGTGCATACCTGCAAGAGCAAGTGAAACGCGTGCATGAGCGAAGCAGAAAACGATATGGCAGCCCGAGAATAACTGCTCAGTTGAATAGTGAAGGAATAAAAGTATCACAACCTACAGTTGCAAAACTGATGAGAGTACAAAGCATAAGAAGCATCGTAAGAAAGAAATTCAAAGTGACGACTCAGTCTTCGCATCGTTATCCTGTGGTTGAAAATATAGTGAGTAGAAATTTCAACCCCGCAAGAATGAATCACACCTGGGTGTCAGATCTCACTTACATTTACACTGGAGGCGGTTGGATTTACTTGACAACAGTGATCGATCTTTTTGATCGCAAAGTGATCGGATGGGCGCTGAGTGAAACGATGAAAACCTGTGACACAAGTGTTCCAGCATTTAGAATGGCAGCAACAAATCGAAAACTATCGAGGGATCAGCAACTCACTTTTCATTCTGACCGAGGTATTCAGTATGCGTGCGATGAATTTGTGGACGAGATGAAGAGGTTTCCTAAACTTCAGAGAAGCATGAGCAGAAAAGGTGATTGCTGGGACAATGCTGTTGCGGAGAGTTTTTTCAAGACCCTCAAGACAGAGTTGGTCTATCAGGAAAAATACGAATCAAAATTTCAGGCTAAATTAGCGGTGTTCGAATACATTGAAGGTTGGTACAACAAGCATCGCCGTCACAAACATCTGAACAACCTCACCATTGAAGAATTCCACGGATCAATTAACAACTAA
- a CDS encoding T9SS type A sorting domain-containing protein — MKQTLRNLVVIFSLFIFPELGKSQCPNDNVLVAGNLTPPGVTLSTTQNYQFGQYVLANVVAGANYTVSTCSNSSFDTQLTVYNDATGAFLAYNDDFCGLRSQTSFTPNFCGEVRVLVDLFFCSTSTSSVDVTMTMNTAGSGIPSLTSAPDLQACTNNTVTLGIANNGSGGTTPYAYDWQPPTNLASSTVPQTTATVTATQDYTLTLTDANGCKATDTVLVTLLPAPTVNLGNDTTLCGGPILLDAQNPGATYLWSTGAGTQTLNVTLSGNYSVAVQDLNGCMNSDNIIITINPNPVVSLGNDTSTCNANLTLDAGAGFSNYSWTTGSSVQTTNVTSTGNVAVLVTDGNGCQASDTVNVTMNPAPTVNLGADTTQCGGTVTLNAGNPGALYFWSNSTSSQTTSVSSTGTYSVDVITAAGCSNSDTINVTINNQPNANLGPDTAICTAAIVLDAGNPGATYLWNNAATSQTISAGTGTWSVQITDPSGCSAQDTVVVTANVPPSVSAGPDQDICPSQSATLTGSGGLTYVWSTGAPTQSISVSPSTTTTYYVTGTDINGCSASDVVLVNVLPGSNAQFIFNVTGATANFTNQSTNAVSYSWNFGDASGTNTSANPSHTYNVNGTYTVTLTVTGPCGTDTYTQVVTITQVGLQDVDLANSLSIYPNPNDGQFTVSFEFSKAKNVTIEVVDVAGRNIFTDEESNITSFKKEIGLTAADNGMYLVRILTNDGVVTEKVMVQR; from the coding sequence ATGAAACAAACGTTACGAAACCTCGTTGTCATTTTTTCTCTTTTTATTTTTCCGGAATTGGGTAAATCCCAATGTCCGAATGACAATGTACTCGTCGCAGGAAATCTCACTCCCCCCGGAGTCACACTTTCCACCACACAGAATTATCAATTCGGCCAGTACGTGCTTGCGAATGTTGTTGCAGGAGCAAATTACACCGTCTCCACGTGCAGCAATTCTTCGTTCGACACACAGCTTACTGTTTACAATGATGCAACAGGAGCTTTTCTCGCCTATAATGACGATTTCTGCGGACTGAGATCGCAGACAAGCTTCACTCCGAATTTTTGCGGAGAAGTTCGTGTACTCGTCGATCTTTTTTTCTGTTCCACTTCCACTTCTTCGGTTGATGTAACAATGACAATGAATACTGCCGGATCGGGCATTCCTTCGCTCACCTCTGCGCCCGACCTGCAGGCATGCACGAACAATACGGTTACTCTTGGAATTGCAAACAACGGCAGCGGGGGAACAACTCCTTACGCTTATGATTGGCAACCACCAACTAATCTTGCAAGCAGCACCGTGCCGCAAACAACAGCAACAGTTACCGCTACGCAGGATTATACACTTACACTTACTGATGCGAATGGATGCAAAGCCACCGATACGGTTTTAGTAACGCTATTGCCGGCGCCGACGGTGAATCTCGGAAATGATACTACGCTGTGCGGCGGGCCTATTCTTCTCGATGCACAAAATCCGGGAGCAACTTATTTGTGGAGCACCGGCGCAGGAACACAAACGCTGAATGTAACGCTGAGTGGAAATTATTCTGTTGCCGTGCAGGACCTGAACGGTTGTATGAATTCCGATAACATTATCATCACCATTAATCCGAATCCGGTTGTTTCATTGGGAAATGATACCAGCACGTGCAATGCAAATCTTACGCTCGACGCCGGCGCAGGTTTTTCTAATTATTCGTGGACCACAGGATCCAGCGTTCAAACCACCAACGTTACTTCAACAGGAAATGTGGCTGTGCTTGTTACTGATGGAAACGGATGCCAGGCCAGCGATACGGTGAATGTGACTATGAATCCGGCGCCCACAGTGAATTTAGGAGCCGACACTACACAATGCGGAGGAACAGTTACACTCAATGCCGGAAATCCCGGCGCACTTTATTTCTGGTCCAATTCCACTTCATCGCAAACAACATCTGTTTCTTCAACAGGAACTTATTCTGTGGATGTAATAACCGCAGCAGGATGTTCCAACTCCGACACGATCAACGTTACGATCAATAATCAGCCGAATGCAAATCTTGGCCCCGATACCGCCATCTGTACTGCTGCAATTGTTCTTGATGCCGGAAATCCGGGAGCAACTTATTTGTGGAACAACGCAGCAACTTCTCAAACTATTTCTGCAGGAACAGGAACGTGGTCGGTGCAGATCACAGACCCATCAGGATGTTCTGCGCAGGACACTGTTGTAGTAACTGCTAATGTTCCGCCTTCAGTTTCTGCAGGGCCCGACCAGGATATTTGTCCTTCACAATCTGCAACACTTACCGGCTCCGGCGGATTAACTTATGTGTGGAGTACAGGTGCGCCTACGCAAAGTATTTCGGTCAGTCCGAGTACTACGACAACTTATTATGTAACGGGAACAGACATTAACGGATGTTCTGCTTCTGATGTGGTGCTGGTGAATGTACTTCCCGGCTCCAATGCGCAATTTATTTTCAACGTCACAGGCGCAACGGCAAACTTCACCAATCAATCTACCAATGCTGTTTCTTACAGCTGGAATTTTGGCGATGCAAGCGGCACAAACACCAGCGCAAATCCAAGCCACACTTACAATGTAAACGGAACGTACACCGTTACGCTTACGGTTACCGGCCCATGCGGAACAGATACGTACACACAGGTGGTCACAATCACGCAGGTGGGATTGCAGGATGTGGATCTCGCCAATTCGCTGAGCATTTATCCGAATCCGAATGACGGGCAATTCACCGTTTCATTTGAATTCTCCAAAGCGAAAAATGTAACCATAGAAGTGGTGGATGTAGCGGGAAGAAATATTTTCACCGACGAAGAAAGCAACATCACTTCTTTCAAAAAAGAGATCGGCCTTACCGCCGCCGATAACGGAATGTACTTAGTGAGAATTCTCACGAACGATGGAGTGGTGACGGAGAAAGTAATGGTGCAGCGTTAA
- a CDS encoding T9SS type A sorting domain-containing protein, with protein MRTVQSLFTLRRKFIFSCFACVVFCGTASLRAQNMVSFGVSGFSGMPDTVYSSNNAVLVGAFLKNTSVTFSYNDTIQVDGYIDRGASTVPLHFPPVDSININPGDSLFFIIPVQFADTFMQGLFRIGGNVIVVWPTVFNSVFATGDSLTATVFVLDSVNSTGAPLHNFDEVRCYPVPATGMLYITGGGQQLHPKEVVISDATGKIIVRSKDVSMGINTEPWPPGIYFLDVLFDNDTHHVYKISRE; from the coding sequence ATGCGAACCGTTCAATCTTTATTTACCCTGCGCAGAAAATTTATTTTCTCCTGTTTCGCATGCGTGGTTTTTTGCGGAACCGCTTCTCTTCGCGCCCAGAATATGGTGAGCTTCGGAGTGAGTGGATTCAGTGGAATGCCCGACACGGTTTATTCTTCCAACAACGCCGTTCTTGTCGGTGCTTTTCTGAAAAATACTTCGGTCACTTTTTCTTACAACGACACGATCCAGGTTGACGGTTATATTGATCGCGGAGCTTCTACTGTTCCTCTTCATTTTCCCCCGGTCGATTCTATTAACATTAATCCGGGCGACAGTTTATTTTTCATTATTCCTGTTCAGTTTGCAGATACGTTCATGCAGGGCTTATTCCGAATTGGTGGAAATGTAATCGTGGTTTGGCCAACTGTATTCAATTCTGTTTTTGCAACCGGCGATTCGCTTACTGCAACTGTTTTCGTACTCGATTCTGTTAATAGCACGGGGGCTCCGCTGCATAATTTTGATGAGGTGCGTTGCTACCCGGTGCCCGCAACTGGAATGCTTTACATTACCGGCGGCGGACAACAATTGCATCCTAAAGAAGTTGTGATCTCTGATGCAACAGGAAAAATAATTGTCCGGTCGAAAGATGTTTCGATGGGAATAAATACGGAGCCCTGGCCTCCCGGAATTTATTTTCTTGATGTTTTATTTGACAACGACACTCATCACGTTTACAAGATTTCCAGAGAATAA